The genomic segment GATCTTGTACGGATAAATAAGCCATTTAACATTCCTGCAGTCGTCCACTATTGTGTGGACGAGCATCATGACGTGGATGGGTCCGAAGCAGAACAGAAGGCAGAACAGAACGATTCTCAGCAAATTGGAAATCCGTTTCCGTTCCTGTTCCTCTGTGGCCTGGTTGGATTTCACCGCCTCACGGATCCCCCAGTGGGAGAACACGACCAGGAGAACGGGGACGATGAAGCCCAGGACGAAGCGTGCGACGTTAGCCCGAGCCAGGCTCTCTGACAGCGGGAGGACGATGTCGAAGCACATGGAGAACTTGTTGATTTCCCGGTACGAGTCGTCCCAGGTGATGGTGATGGCGTTGAAGCAGACCACCAACACCCAGATGGCCACACTGATCCCTGCTGCTGTGCTCACTTTCCTCCAGAAAGTGTACTTTAACGGGTGAACCACCGCCAGGTAGCGGTCGACAGCGATGCAGCAGAGGAGAGCGTCGCTGGTGTAAAAGTTGGTGAAAAGAAAATAGACAGATAGCACGCAGACGTAGCCTCCGTGGGCCCAAACTCCTTTCCACAGGAAGTCGAGCCACAGAGAGAGGCCGATAGTGAAGGTCAGGTCGCTCAGCGCCAGGTTGAAGAGATACACGCCGAGCTCGTTCTTCTGTCTGATGTGCTGCCAGGACACGTAGAGCGAGAAGGCGTTGGATGGGATGGCGGAGACGATGAGGGCCAGGTAGAAGAACATGAACGGCTTCCTCCTGGACGCGCTGTCAATAGAATAACATTCTGACTGGTTGATGGCCAGGCTGAGGTTTTCCATTGCAGATGTGGCGTTCATGTACTCGCACCTTGTAGAGAAAGAGGGAAGGATATAAGATAAGAGTAACCATATGCATGTAAATTCACTTTATTCATCAGATAGTAAACTTAAataagcaacatggtctcacaggaatccctgaaatagccacggatttgcttaactcaaaatccgtggaatagccacggaatcactcaaatttccgtgaaactgagacggatttgtatttgtattttttggcctaaaacagtgatttaagttggtaaaacttggaaatataaattattgacatttagggcaataatgtaagttagcacaacaaaggaagccagttgtctgctcaaaaacaagtttgtgagttgttgttacttatctTTAAGTttgggttcacaacaagggacaatagttctgataactcttatttctttgttgtgtaatgcgggaaagtggtgaaattcggtcattagcaaaagctagtggctaactgatgctagcggcgctgcttgttacagctacaagagtagccattagcgtatcaatgctaactcaaaattgtggtcgcaacattagctgacatttcataacggcgttacaatcgtgccaattcagcacattgcagaagttagcagaagtaaggattaaaagttattagaATGTACAATTATacgttagtacaacttacagttgagttgaaaaaaatctgaattcagagttgagcaaactcaaaaacaaaacttaaaatatttagtttaattgtccaacttaaaattttatcgaagtttgttgccttgaaattttgagttcactctaataaataaaacattgggtcaacaaaaaaaagtatgttaacgTTTTCCCCTGGAATTTTTAGGTTAAGCCAACTGCTGCTATTAAATTAATTCAAAGCAATATTTTCAGTCAGGTGAATTTCCTTTTCTAAGTAACATGAACTCAGTAATTGCATGAATGCAAGTATTTAAGTCGATCcaacatgtttttaagtcaGGTGAAGAAGCTCATGCATGCAGGAAACTGGGCCATTTACACGTCATcaaattgtattttacattaacataacttaaaattgaattattttttgattaactaaaaaatgtaaactgacagataaaaaataaacaatctaatagaaaaagacatttaacaatatactatatacaacctagtgcaaattaagtgaatgTGCAGAGagcaaattatatgcaaaatgtgcagaaaagaaagaaaacaacacattgttgtTGTGCTGGTGTTGTCCAGTCTTATGACAGCTGGAATGAATGACATGCGGAAGCGTTCCTTCTTACACTGTGGATGtaagtcttcattaaatataagccgtaatcattttaattagaagaaattaaataaatgaagtatGTCTTATTTCCACTtccatttaattactgacataaataaacttttctataataatctaatttattgagatgcacctgtacatcacCATGTCCAGTATAATATATGTACAGAAGTAGCCATTTTAGTATTATGTAGAGTTTTAATCTTAATGACACACTTTTAGTGCACTTCACTAATGAgctttgtgttattttctattGTCAGACTACTCTCtcattcggtaacactttacaataaccaacccagtgtttatagatggtttataatccaattattaaccatttacaaagtgctataaatatttaatctttaaatgttttcaaccaatttcttaacggtatatgaatcattcaaaatcattaacatacttaattaaattaaaacgtatagtttattaatgttttagttgcactcataacattttgaTCATATTACGTAAAGTaactttaactacatttataagtggcaaatagatggtatattaatgtaagtttaaacattaataaattctgtatttaccattctaaaaggcctatatacagtttataaatgatgattaaacattaataaactatctgtttaccatttataaatgatggttattgtaaagtgttaccaagcaTTTTAATCACTAACTCATGTAGCCGGTTTTAAAAACTCTGATGTTGCGTTTTTATTTCTGTAAGGAAGTTGTTTCACAACAAATCCTGCATCCTACCACCTGACAAAAACATGGTGCAACAGAAGCAATGTGGATCATATGTTATCTCTGATGGATTACCTATCTAGAACAAGCCATATTTTACAGCTTGCTGAAATAATAATAGGCAGCTTAATGGTCtacaacattaaaacactgGTATGTTTAGGTTTTCAAGTGTCATTCATACTTTAAAAGCACAGTCAATTCATATGAAGGTCTACTTACTCTTCAGTTGGCTCCGCTCCAAATTCTGTCcataaaattcattttttcatcaaaatacaaacattaaaacagaTGCAGATTGGACTCATCCAGCTGTCTAGTCCTCAGTGGTTAATCAGTCAGTTTaaagaaacaggaagtcagccgcTGCCTCTTTGTCGCCCCTGACTACCGTATGTCATTTACTGGGTGACAGGCCACGACAGAGCAAACTACCGGTGGAAGTACCCAAATTAAATCTGCCATGTGGTTCTTGAAGTCTGTGAGTCCGCTTGCCTTTTGTTTGGTGTGTCAACAAAGAGATGGACTCTAGTAAAGGTGACACTGATATTATCTGATAAAGGAATACCTGTCTGTTTGACTAATTGTTTCCATAGCGTCGTTATGTTATTACTGAGCCTAAGGGCCCCTAAAGGAGAAGTACATATAGATTCTGTTTTCACCCATGTATGACCCAAACCCCAAAGTATTGATATGGTGAAAAATTTAACAggtaaatgtatgtgtgtgtataatttaaacacacatatacatacacacacacacatatacacacacacacacacacacacacatatacatacacacacacacacacacacgtatatatacatctatatacaaatacagtacaggccaaaagtttggacacaccttctcattcaatgtttttcctttattttcatgactaatgacattgtaaattcatcaaaactattaatgaacacatatggaattatgtacttaacaaaaaaagtgtgaaataactgaaaacatgtcttatattctagtaagcagttatttcacactttttttgttaagtacataattccatatgtgttcattaatagttttgatgaatttacaatgtcataagtcatgaaaataaaggaaaaacattgaatgagaaggtgtgtccaaacttttggcctgtactgtatttgtatatagatgtatatatacgtgtgtgtgtgtgtgtgtgtgtgtgtgtgtgtgtgtgtatgtatatgtgtgtgtgtgtgtgtatatgtgtgtgtgtatatgtatatatatgtgtgtgtgtatatgtatatatatgtgtgtgtgtatatgtatatatatgtgtgtgtgtatatgtatatgtatgtatatgtgtgtgagtatatgtatgtatgtatatgtaaatagatatacagagagacagattatttgaatgtgaaaagaaaaagttgttttccaATAGCTTATTAATATCAGCATAACATGAtgctttaaaacacatttcatttttattttatattattttaacattaatcAGTTTGACATTAAATTATCTCCAGAAAATATTCCATTTTGAGTCATATGAAttgtaaatgtatacataatctATTGGATGCATTATCAGCTGGCTGTATCATTGGGATATCAAATCAGAAGAGTGGGGAAATATGaagtaaaaataagtaaaaaatattcctCAGGGGAAATGACCATGGATGGATCACTAAACCAGCctagcacactgcaaaaaaagaatagttgggtgaactaaaaatttcaaggcaacaaacttcgataacattttaaattggacaattaaactaaatattttaagttttgcttttgagtttgctcaactctgaattctgatttttgtcaactcgaCTGTAAGTTGAAACATGATAAGGGTTGCTTACATCTCCAGCTGGAGGCAGCACGTcacagccacaatgagacttTCAAGTGCAGCGgcaactcggaaagttggctttcccgcatttcacaacaaagaaataagagttagcagaactattgtcccttgttttggaCCCCAACGTAAAGATatttgtcccttgttttgaaccccaacgtagatttgtcccttgttttgaactcCAACGTAAAGATATtcgtcccttgttttgaaccccaacgtaaagatataagtaacaacaactcaccaacttgtt from the Centropristis striata isolate RG_2023a ecotype Rhode Island chromosome 16, C.striata_1.0, whole genome shotgun sequence genome contains:
- the LOC131988611 gene encoding psychosine receptor-like, coding for MNATSAMENLSLAINQSECYSIDSASRRKPFMFFYLALIVSAIPSNAFSLYVSWQHIRQKNELGVYLFNLALSDLTFTIGLSLWLDFLWKGVWAHGGYVCVLSVYFLFTNFYTSDALLCCIAVDRYLAVVHPLKYTFWRKVSTAAGISVAIWVLVVCFNAITITWDDSYREINKFSMCFDIVLPLSESLARANVARFVLGFIVPVLLVVFSHWGIREAVKSNQATEEQERKRISNLLRIVLFCLLFCFGPIHVMMLVHTIVDDCRNVKWLIYPYKISIAISSLNCLADPLLYCFVTRMGKENVNQVVLFFQVKRKSRVEDVV